A genomic region of Ictidomys tridecemlineatus isolate mIctTri1 chromosome 10, mIctTri1.hap1, whole genome shotgun sequence contains the following coding sequences:
- the LOC144367269 gene encoding transcription initiation factor TFIID subunit 13, with amino-acid sequence MADEEEDPTFEEENEEIGGGAEGGQGKRKRLFSKELRCMMYGFGDDQNPYTESVDILEDLVIEFITEMTHKAMSIGRQGRVQVEDIVFLIRKDPRKFARVKDLLTMNEELKRARKAFDEANYGS; translated from the coding sequence ATGGCAGATGAGGAAGAAGACCCGACCTTTgaggaggaaaatgaagaaattggaGGAGGTGCAGAAGGTGGACAGGGTAAAAGAAAGAGACTTTTTTCTAAAGAATTACGTTGTATGATGTATGGGTTTGGGGATGACCAGAATCCTTACACTGAGTCAGTGGATATTCTTGAAGATCTTGTCATAGAGTTCATCACTGAAATGACTCACAAGGCAATGTCAATTGGAAGACAAGGTCGAGTACAAGTTGAAGATATCGTCTTCTTGATTCGAAAGGACCCAAGGAAGTTTGCTAGGGTTAAAGACTTGCTCACCATGAATGAAGAACTGAAACGAGCTAGAAAAGCATTTGATGAAGCAAACTACGGATCTTGA